A part of Corynebacterium mustelae genomic DNA contains:
- a CDS encoding DUF3239 domain-containing protein yields MNSFSFDVDNDYAKKHNELLKDTKRLQISAIIFALILLAIGYGLRLYFGGTMGNLIIGCFAVMALISFGLVFIIPRQVGDASQLYSQYELCPAIIAQVNSRDLTLLALVNINSDPTAPPRWGLATRTVTRIEGHERRKGERVPAVAVTGRRSAHTQDKWDEISPMPIAWGTKDPVVVKAAQKAIPHDQWHKLEKNAAKLNDVLATRFNLLEL; encoded by the coding sequence ATGAATTCTTTTAGTTTCGATGTCGATAACGACTACGCCAAGAAACACAACGAGCTACTCAAAGACACCAAACGGCTCCAAATATCGGCAATCATCTTTGCCCTCATTCTCCTAGCAATTGGCTACGGATTACGACTGTATTTCGGTGGCACCATGGGCAATCTCATTATCGGCTGTTTCGCCGTTATGGCTCTGATTAGCTTCGGCCTGGTTTTTATCATCCCCCGACAAGTAGGCGACGCCTCTCAGTTATATAGCCAATACGAACTATGTCCAGCAATCATCGCGCAGGTTAACAGTCGTGACCTCACATTGCTTGCGCTAGTTAATATCAATAGCGACCCGACTGCGCCACCCCGCTGGGGGTTAGCAACGCGTACCGTCACCCGGATTGAGGGGCACGAGCGCCGCAAAGGTGAGCGGGTACCCGCAGTCGCAGTCACAGGCCGCCGATCCGCCCATACCCAAGATAAGTGGGACGAGATATCCCCAATGCCGATCGCTTGGGGCACTAAAGACCCCGTCGTTGTCAAAGCTGCACAGAAAGCGATTCCGCATGACCAGTGGCACAAACTAGAAAAGAACGCCGCCAAGCTTAACGACGTCCTTGCAACCCGTTTCAACCTCTTAGAGCTGTAA
- a CDS encoding DNA repair helicase XPB, whose protein sequence is MGPLIVQSDKTILLEIDHPDASAARARLAPFAELERAPEHVHTYRITPLALWNARAAGHDAEQLVDVLETFSRFPVPQSLLIDVAETMSRYGRVRLIKHPAHGLVLESSEPAILAEITRHKKIAPMLGAAIDAESIAVHPSERGRLKQELLKIGWPAEDLAGYVDGEAHEISLSTAIEQWQLRDYQEQAAESFWEGGSGVVVLPCGAGKTMVGAAAMAKAKTTTLILVTNTVAGRQWRDELLRRTSLTETEIGEYSGEKKEIRPITIATYQVVTRKTNGEYRALELFDSRDWGLIIYDEVHLLPAPVFRMTSDLQSRRRLGLTATLVREDGQEGDVFSLIGPKRYDAPWKDLEQQGFIATAECIEVRTTLTETERMLYATADSKDRYRLAACADSKIATIDSIMKYHTGAPTLIIGAYVEQLAEIGSHLDVPVIDGKTSTSKREKLFQQFRDNEITTLVVSKVANFSIDLPEAAVAIQVSGTFGSRQEEAQRLGRLLRPKSDGAEVYFYSIVSRDTIDADYAAHRQRFLAEQGYAYRIIDSEDLKSGKFTP, encoded by the coding sequence GTGGGTCCTCTCATCGTCCAGTCAGACAAAACTATTCTGCTGGAAATCGACCACCCTGATGCTAGTGCTGCGCGCGCTCGTCTAGCTCCCTTTGCTGAGTTAGAACGAGCGCCAGAACACGTCCACACGTACCGCATCACACCACTTGCACTATGGAACGCACGCGCCGCTGGACACGACGCCGAACAACTAGTAGACGTCTTAGAGACATTTTCTCGGTTTCCAGTTCCGCAATCGCTTCTTATCGACGTCGCAGAAACCATGTCCAGATACGGTCGGGTGCGGCTGATCAAGCACCCCGCCCATGGGCTGGTTCTGGAATCCTCTGAGCCTGCTATATTGGCGGAGATTACCCGACACAAGAAAATCGCACCCATGCTCGGTGCCGCAATCGATGCCGAATCCATCGCAGTGCATCCTTCCGAACGCGGTCGGTTAAAACAAGAATTACTGAAAATCGGGTGGCCTGCCGAAGATTTGGCTGGTTATGTCGACGGCGAGGCGCACGAAATTTCATTGTCCACCGCGATCGAACAGTGGCAATTACGCGACTACCAGGAACAAGCAGCGGAATCATTCTGGGAGGGTGGCTCCGGGGTAGTCGTGCTTCCCTGCGGGGCTGGAAAAACAATGGTCGGCGCGGCCGCAATGGCCAAGGCCAAAACGACCACCCTCATACTGGTCACCAATACCGTCGCTGGGCGGCAATGGCGCGACGAACTACTACGCCGTACCTCCCTTACTGAAACAGAGATTGGCGAATACTCCGGTGAGAAAAAGGAAATCCGACCGATCACCATCGCAACCTACCAAGTAGTCACCCGAAAAACTAACGGAGAATACCGGGCACTGGAACTTTTCGATTCCCGAGACTGGGGACTTATCATTTACGACGAAGTTCACCTCCTACCTGCCCCGGTGTTTCGAATGACTTCAGATTTACAATCCCGTCGTAGACTCGGACTAACTGCAACGCTGGTTCGAGAAGATGGCCAAGAAGGCGACGTCTTTTCCCTTATCGGCCCCAAACGTTACGACGCACCGTGGAAAGACCTTGAGCAACAGGGATTCATTGCCACTGCGGAGTGCATCGAGGTTCGCACCACGCTGACCGAAACTGAGCGCATGCTGTATGCTACCGCCGACTCTAAAGATCGGTACCGGTTGGCAGCCTGCGCCGATTCAAAAATCGCTACCATCGATAGCATCATGAAATACCATACCGGTGCCCCGACGTTGATTATCGGCGCTTATGTCGAGCAATTGGCAGAGATCGGCTCCCACCTGGATGTTCCCGTGATCGACGGTAAGACGTCGACAAGCAAACGAGAAAAACTCTTCCAGCAATTCCGCGACAACGAAATAACAACCCTCGTGGTAAGCAAAGTTGCCAATTTCTCCATCGACTTACCAGAAGCCGCCGTGGCTATCCAGGTGTCCGGAACCTTCGGTTCCCGGCAAGAGGAAGCACAGCGCTTAGGCCGATTACTGCGACCGAAATCAGACGGTGCCGAGGTGTACTTCTATTCCATTGTTAGCCGCGATACCATCGATGCGGATTACGCCGCCCACCGGCAACGTTTTCTCGCGGAACAAGGGTACGCGTACCGCATCATTGACTCCGAAGATCTTAAAAGCGGAAAGTTCACACCATGA